The Neptunomonas concharum genomic interval AAACATGCTGAACCACTGTGTCGCTTAGGGAGTGGAGTTGCCCTTCTGCTAATTGCGTGGGTTCGTAGAATCGGGGTATCCGCATGGTCGTTTTCCGGCAAACTAAAAGGGCTATTATGCCATTGTTAAGAGCGAGTTAGGCCACTTCTATGACTAAATTCTGATTATCCATCAGTCTTTCCAGTTGCGAAGCCATTAGGGGTTTACTTAGCAAGAATCCTTGTACGATGTCGCAGTTCAGGTTGCGTAGAATACTCAGTTGTTCAGCCGTTTCTACCCCTTCTGCAACGACGCTAAAGCCTAGTCCTTGTGCCATTTGAATAATCGCCTCGACGACTTTCTTATCGCCTGTACTGCCATCAAGATCCTCAATAAAGGCACGGTCAATTTTGACTTTGTTGATATCTAAACTACGGATTCGACTGAGTGAGGAGTAGCCTGTCCCAAAATCATCTATAGAGATTGATAAGCCGGTTTTACGAATAGCTGCGATCTTTTTCTGTAATAAATCTACGGATTCGATAAGAACGCCTTCGGTTAACTCAAGCTCCAGCATTGCAAGGGGAAACTGATAGCGCTCGGTTATACTGCTGATTATCGAGTCCCAATCGCTACGCATAAAGGTTAAGCCTGATAAGTTAATAGCTAAATGGGGTGGTTCGATCCCTTGGTCGATCCACTGCTGTATCTGTTTGGCCGCAGCATTTAGCACCCAGTTATCTAAGCGGGATACCAAACCACTCTGTTCAGCGAAGGTGACAAATTTAGCTGGGGAGATAAACCCCCTTGTAGGGTGCTCCCATCTCAGTAACACCTCTGCAGAAATCATGTGATTACTTTTAAGATCATAGAGCGGTTGGAATACGAGGTAGAATTGGTCCTCTTCGAGGGCTTGTTGTATATCTTTCCAGAGTTCCAGTCTTTCATCTAGCGCGAAGGTTCTGAGCTGATTAAAAAACATATAGTCTAACTCTAGGCGTCTGGCTTCACCGAGCGCTTCTTCTGCATGACTGATCAATTGTAACTCTTGTGATCCGTCCTCTGGTGAGATGCTAATCCCTGTCCTTGACTGAAAAGACAGCTGCTGACCTTCTATTGTTGTGGGTTGCATGATGATCTCTTGCAGGTCATTTACAAAGCTGCTTATCTCATGAAAGCCCACCACTTCGCTTTTTACGATGGCAAGTGAGTCGTCGCTATGTCTGGCGAGCAGATCATGTGTGTTTAACAGCGTGTTTATTCTGTTCGTCAGGCTGTTAAGCACTTGGTTGCAGTACTCTGTTCCCCACTGTGCTTGAATGTCCCGTAACAATGGGATTTTTGTGATGATCAAGGTACAAGGATTGGAATTGGGGCCGACGAGTCTCAGTCGAGAGGAAAGTTGCTCGCTCAAAGCCTTGCGAGTTAACAACTGAGTGGCAGGGTCGAAAGTTTCGAGGTATTTGGCTTGCTCGTTTTCTTGTCTGAGTTTGGCGTTTTCCTCGATTTGTTTTCGATAGTGCAGGAGTGCTTGTGCGATTTTTCCCAATTCATCCTGCCTATCAGTATCTTGAATATCCCCGTCAAATTCATCACGTGTGATTCTTTCTATTTCGTCGACGATTCTTGAAGCTGGTGCTGTAATGTTATGAGCGATCCAAGAGGCGATCAGGTACGCTAATAGTAAAGAGACGATAATCGCTAGTGTATAAGTCATGCTACGTTGAGATAGGGTCTGGTCTAAATCATCAAGATAGATACCTGTACCTAGAATCCAGTCTGTTCCGGGTATGAGCATGGCGTACCCCAATTTATCCACAGGTAAGTCTGTTCCAGGTCTTGGCCAAAGGAATTGCCAGTAAGCTTGCCCTGACGCTTTAATGCCTGTGAGCATGAGTTGTGTAATTGCGACGCCATTTTTATCGGTGATGTGGCTAAGGTCTTGACCTTCTAATTCTGGCTTGATCGGGTGGACAATGTTGAAGCCGTTTAGGTTATAGAGGAATAAATAGTTGTCATCGTCGTAGCGTAAATTGTTGAGTATTGAACGTGTTTGGTGGAGTTTTTCTGCCTCGCTGATGTTGGCATTTAGCATAGGCTGAAGGATGCTTGCAGTGCTCTCGACAACGCTTTGTATAACATTCTTATGGGAGTTTATAAGGTCCTGTTGGGAATATCTTAGAGAGAGTGTGTAGGACGATAAAATGCTGACTACCATCAGCCCAACAAGGCTTAGGAGCTTCCAGCGAATGCTGATATCTTTTAGGCGCATGAGTTCTCTGAATATCCTTATTAATCCTACTGCGTTTTACATACTGCTGTTAATCATTAGCTGAATTATCTGATTTTGCTAGTCTTATACTAGATTAAAGGCAATAAAAAAGGCGCTAATGCGCCTTTTCTTGAGAAGCGTCAGAAGATTTAAAGGCCTGCGTCGGCTTTAAGTGCTTCAACTTTATCCGTGCGTTCCCATGTGAAAGCGGTGAACGTGTCATCGTTTACCGTCATCTCATAGGGGTTGCGACCAAAATGACCGTAGGCTGCCGTAGCTCGGTACATTGGGTGAAGCAGATCTAGCATACGTGTAATGGCATGAGGGCGAAGGTCAAAATGACGGTTGACCAGCTCGATGATCTTCTCGTCAGAGATCTTACCTGTGCCAAATGTGTTTAATGATACTGATGTCGGCTCCGCAACGCCAATTGCATAGGAAACCTGGATTTCACAGCGATCCGCTAAACCAGCGGCTACAATGTTTTTAGCAACATAGCGGCCAGCGTATGCAGCAGATCGATCTACTTTTGAAGGATCCTTACCAGAGAATGCTCCTCCACCGTGGCGTGCCATGCCGCCGTAGGTGTCAACGATAATCTTTCGGCCAGTCAAACCGCAATCACCCACTGGGCCACCAATGACGAAATTGCCTGTTGGGTTGATATGGAATTTGGTCTCTTTGCTGATCCACTCTGCGGGCAGAACGTGCTTAATGATCAGCTCCATTACTGCCTCTTTCAGGTCGCTCTGAGAGACTTCAGGATTGTGCTGAGTTGATAAGACAACTGCATCAATTCCGGCAGGTTTGCCGTTTTCGTAACGGAAAGTTACCTGAGATTTTGCATCGGGACGTAACCAAGGTAGTAGGCCTGATTTACGTGCTTCCGCTTGACGCTCCACTAGGCGGTGTGAGTAAGTGATTGGTGCTGGCATTAGAACATCTGTTTCGTTAGATGCATAACCAAACATTAAGCCTTGGTCGCCTGCGCCTTGGTCTTCTGGTTTGGCACGATCGACACCTTGATTGATATCTGGTGATTGCTTACCGATGATGTTGATAACACCACAGGTCTCACCATCGTAGCCCACTTCCGATGAGGTATAACCGATATCGCAGATTACACCACGTACTAGATCTTCAAGGTCGACCCATGCGGATGTTGTAATCTCACCAGAAACAACAGCAACCCCGGTTTTTACCAGTGTTTCACAGGCAACGCGCGCATATTTATCTTCGCTGATAATAGCGTCCAGTACGGCATCAGAGATCTGATCGGCAATCTTGTCTGGGTGTCCTTCAGAAACGGACTCAGAGGTAAATAGGCTGTATTCGCTCATCGCGTGTGGGTATCCTCAAAAACTGGGTTAAGTAGATGTCGGTAAAAAGGTACGTACGGACATCATAGCAATATGAAAGTCAGGGAAGCATTTTATCGCCCTTACTGAGGTAATGCATGATTTATGATTCAATTTTTAATGAAAATTTCATGAATCATCATGAAAATCCTTCACTTTTTGTTTTATTCCGGTTTTTTCGTTGAAGATAAACCGCATCTGCGAGAAAATTGCGCCAGTTTTTTTCCTTCCCCTTTACTGAAATTGGGTATATCCCAGGAGTTGATTGAATGTCCTCTCGCAGAGAACTGGCTAATGCTATTCGTGCATTAAGTATGGATGCTGTTCAGAAAGCAAAATCGGGCCATCCGGGCGCGCCAATGGGCATGGCAGATATTGCCGAAGTGCTCTGGAATGATTTTCTGAAACATAATCCAACTAATCCACAATGGTTTGATCGTGACCGCTTTATTTTGTCGAACGGTCATGGCTCCATGTTGATCTATTCTCTGCTGCATCTGACGGGCTACGATGTATCGATTGATGACATCAAAAACTTCCGTCAGCTTCATGCTAAAACGGCAGGTCACCCTGAATATGGTTACTGCCCTGGCGTTGAAACAACAACTGGACCATTAGGGCAGGGTGTTACCAATGCGGTAGGTTTTGCGATTGCCGAAAAAGCAATGGCCGCACAATTCAATAAAGAAGGCCACGCGCTGATTGACCATAACACCTATGTGTTTATGGGAGACGGTTGCATGATGGAGGGTATCTCCCATGAAGCGTGCTCTTTGGCAGGAACCTTAGGCCTAGGTAAGCTAATCGCATTTTGGGATGACAACGGCATATCTATCGACGGTGAAGTGGAAGGTTGGTATACCGACGATAACGTAAAACGTTTTGAATCTTATGGCTGGCAAGTGATTCCGGGTGTTGATGGCCATGATGCTGATCAAATCCGTGCCGCTATTGAGCAGGCTCAAGCAAACACGGATCAACCGACGCTGATCTGCTGCAAAACCATTATCGGTTTTGGTTCACCAAACAAAGAAGGCAAAGAAGATTGTCATGGTGCTCCACTTGGGGATGATGAGATCGCATTGACCCGTGAACGTTTGGGTTGGACACATTCAGCGTTTGAGGTGCCAGAAGATATTTATGCCGATTGGGATGCAAAAGAAGCTGGTCAGCACGCAGAAAATGAGTGGAATGAGCGTTTTGCGGCTTACCGAGCGGCTTACCCTGAACTGGCTGACGAGCTGCTGCGTCGTATTTCTGGTGAACTGCCTGCTGATTTCGCTGAGAAAGCGGATGCCTATATTGCTGATGTTGCTGCAAAAGGTGAGACGATTGCGTCACGTAAAGCCTCTCAGAACGCACTCAATGCTTATGGCCCGCTTCTACCGGAACTACTGGGTGGTTCTGCAGACTTGGCAGGTTCTAACCTGACCTTGTGGTCCGGTGCTAAAGGTATCGAGAAAAATGATGCCTCCGGTAACTACTTATTCTATGGTGTGCGCGAGTTCGGCATGTCTGCCATCATGAATGGTATCGCCTTGCATGGTGGTTTTGTTCCTTACGGTGCTACCTTCCTCGTATTTATGGAGTACGCGCGCAACGCTTTGCGTATGGCTGCTCTTATGAAGCAGCGCACGATTCATGTTTATACGCATGATTCGATCGGTCTTGGTGAAGATGGCCCGACTCACCAACCAATCGAGCAAGTTTCGAACCTTCGTCATACGCCCAATATGAGCTGTTGGCGCCCTGCGGATGCGGTTGAATCCGCGGTTGCATGGAAGGCGGCTCTAGAGCGTACAGATGGCCCAACAGCTATGGTATTCTCTCGTCAGAATCTGCCACACCAGGTGCGAACACCTGAACAGATCGCTAACATTGCCCGTGGTGGTTACATTTTGCGCGATACAGACGGACAGCCTGATGCGATTTTGATTGCGACAGGTTCCGAAGTGGGCTTGGCAATGGATGCTGCAGAAGTATTAGCCTCAGAAGGTAAGCAAGTACGTGTTGTCTCGATGCCTGAAACGGGTGTGTTCGATAAACAGGATGCAGCTTACCGCGAATCTGTATTGCCAGCGTCTGTCACAGCGCGTGTTGCTGTAGAGGCGCTACAGGCTGACTTCTGGTACAAATATGTTGGCCTCAATGGTGCTATCGTTGGTATGACTACTTTTGGCGAATCGGCCCCTGCAGATCAACTGTTTAAGCACTTCGGCTTTACGGTTGATAATGTTGTTGCCACGGCTAAATCCGTTCTGTGATAAATATCAAGCCGGGCAATCATGTCCGGCTTCTTTCTTTTCTTGTGTTATAGCGAATCCAATGAGCTACCGAATAGCAATTAATGGTTATGGTCGTATCGGGCAGTGCGTGTTGCGTGCTATCTATGCTAATAATTTGCAAAAAAAATTGCAGGTTGTCGCCATTAACGAGCTTTCTGATATTGAAACGGTCACTTATTTGACCCGCTATGATACAACTCACGGACGTTTTCCGATCGCGGTTGAGCATGATGGTAAAGACTTATGGGTTGGTGGGGACCGTATCCATATCTTGAATCAGCCGGATCCGCGAAGCGTTCCTTGGGGTGAGTTAAATATTGATCTGGTCATTGAGTGCTCGGGGTCTTTTAGTGATCGGGAAACAGCAGATCTACACATCCAATCTGGTGCTAAGCGCTTATTGTTTTCGCAGCCTGCCCGTCCAGAGGTTGATGCCACCATCGTTTATGGTCTGAACCAAAGGTTACTATCTAATGATATGCAAGTTGTATCAGCGGCATCCTGTACCACTAACTGTGTGGTGCCCGTCTTGTCATTGTTACATGACTCCTTTGGGATTATTAACGGTGTGACAACAACTATCCACTCGGCTATGAATGACCAGCCTGTGATTGATAGTTATCATCAAACGGATCTGCGCCTGACTCGAAGTGCTATGCAGTCCATCATCCCCGTTGATACCGGTCTTGCGAAAGGTATTGATCGTCTTTTACCGGCGCTTGCAGGGCGCTTTGATTGTTTGCATCTGCGTGTGCCGACCATCAACGTTTCGGTGATGGATATGAGTATTAATGTAAGTCAGAGTGTCACACCCCAAAGCGTCAATGAATTGCTAAGTCAGGCAGCCAAAGGCCATCTAAGCGGGTTAATAGGTTATACCGAAGAACCCCACGCATCCGTAGATTTTAATAGTGATCCGCGCTCGGCCATTGTGGACGGAACGCAGACCCGTGTCAGCGGTGGCTCGTTAATTAAGTTGCTATGCTGGTTTGATAACGAATGGGGTTTCGCTAATCGAATGTTAGATGTTGCTACCGACTGGCTGCAGCTTGAAGATCGAATTAACTAATTTTTATGTTTAATTAAGTAAGTAGGACATGACCATGAGTGTATTGAAGATGACTGATCTGGATCTAAGCGGTAAACGCGTCTTGATCCGTGAAGACCTCAATGTTCCCGTTAAGGATGGACGGGTAACCTCGGACGCGCGTATCCGTGCATCATTGCCCACCATTGAGTTAGCTATGAAAGCCGGTGCAAAAGTGATGGTGATGTCTCACCTTGGGCGCCCCACCGAAGGTGAATATGAAGAGCAGTACTCGTTAGCACCTGTGGCGGCGCATCTGTCTGA includes:
- a CDS encoding EAL domain-containing protein gives rise to the protein MRLKDISIRWKLLSLVGLMVVSILSSYTLSLRYSQQDLINSHKNVIQSVVESTASILQPMLNANISEAEKLHQTRSILNNLRYDDDNYLFLYNLNGFNIVHPIKPELEGQDLSHITDKNGVAITQLMLTGIKASGQAYWQFLWPRPGTDLPVDKLGYAMLIPGTDWILGTGIYLDDLDQTLSQRSMTYTLAIIVSLLLAYLIASWIAHNITAPASRIVDEIERITRDEFDGDIQDTDRQDELGKIAQALLHYRKQIEENAKLRQENEQAKYLETFDPATQLLTRKALSEQLSSRLRLVGPNSNPCTLIITKIPLLRDIQAQWGTEYCNQVLNSLTNRINTLLNTHDLLARHSDDSLAIVKSEVVGFHEISSFVNDLQEIIMQPTTIEGQQLSFQSRTGISISPEDGSQELQLISHAEEALGEARRLELDYMFFNQLRTFALDERLELWKDIQQALEEDQFYLVFQPLYDLKSNHMISAEVLLRWEHPTRGFISPAKFVTFAEQSGLVSRLDNWVLNAAAKQIQQWIDQGIEPPHLAINLSGLTFMRSDWDSIISSITERYQFPLAMLELELTEGVLIESVDLLQKKIAAIRKTGLSISIDDFGTGYSSLSRIRSLDINKVKIDRAFIEDLDGSTGDKKVVEAIIQMAQGLGFSVVAEGVETAEQLSILRNLNCDIVQGFLLSKPLMASQLERLMDNQNLVIEVA
- the metK gene encoding methionine adenosyltransferase, yielding MSEYSLFTSESVSEGHPDKIADQISDAVLDAIISEDKYARVACETLVKTGVAVVSGEITTSAWVDLEDLVRGVICDIGYTSSEVGYDGETCGVINIIGKQSPDINQGVDRAKPEDQGAGDQGLMFGYASNETDVLMPAPITYSHRLVERQAEARKSGLLPWLRPDAKSQVTFRYENGKPAGIDAVVLSTQHNPEVSQSDLKEAVMELIIKHVLPAEWISKETKFHINPTGNFVIGGPVGDCGLTGRKIIVDTYGGMARHGGGAFSGKDPSKVDRSAAYAGRYVAKNIVAAGLADRCEIQVSYAIGVAEPTSVSLNTFGTGKISDEKIIELVNRHFDLRPHAITRMLDLLHPMYRATAAYGHFGRNPYEMTVNDDTFTAFTWERTDKVEALKADAGL
- the tkt gene encoding transketolase, yielding MSSRRELANAIRALSMDAVQKAKSGHPGAPMGMADIAEVLWNDFLKHNPTNPQWFDRDRFILSNGHGSMLIYSLLHLTGYDVSIDDIKNFRQLHAKTAGHPEYGYCPGVETTTGPLGQGVTNAVGFAIAEKAMAAQFNKEGHALIDHNTYVFMGDGCMMEGISHEACSLAGTLGLGKLIAFWDDNGISIDGEVEGWYTDDNVKRFESYGWQVIPGVDGHDADQIRAAIEQAQANTDQPTLICCKTIIGFGSPNKEGKEDCHGAPLGDDEIALTRERLGWTHSAFEVPEDIYADWDAKEAGQHAENEWNERFAAYRAAYPELADELLRRISGELPADFAEKADAYIADVAAKGETIASRKASQNALNAYGPLLPELLGGSADLAGSNLTLWSGAKGIEKNDASGNYLFYGVREFGMSAIMNGIALHGGFVPYGATFLVFMEYARNALRMAALMKQRTIHVYTHDSIGLGEDGPTHQPIEQVSNLRHTPNMSCWRPADAVESAVAWKAALERTDGPTAMVFSRQNLPHQVRTPEQIANIARGGYILRDTDGQPDAILIATGSEVGLAMDAAEVLASEGKQVRVVSMPETGVFDKQDAAYRESVLPASVTARVAVEALQADFWYKYVGLNGAIVGMTTFGESAPADQLFKHFGFTVDNVVATAKSVL
- a CDS encoding type I glyceraldehyde-3-phosphate dehydrogenase, producing MSYRIAINGYGRIGQCVLRAIYANNLQKKLQVVAINELSDIETVTYLTRYDTTHGRFPIAVEHDGKDLWVGGDRIHILNQPDPRSVPWGELNIDLVIECSGSFSDRETADLHIQSGAKRLLFSQPARPEVDATIVYGLNQRLLSNDMQVVSAASCTTNCVVPVLSLLHDSFGIINGVTTTIHSAMNDQPVIDSYHQTDLRLTRSAMQSIIPVDTGLAKGIDRLLPALAGRFDCLHLRVPTINVSVMDMSINVSQSVTPQSVNELLSQAAKGHLSGLIGYTEEPHASVDFNSDPRSAIVDGTQTRVSGGSLIKLLCWFDNEWGFANRMLDVATDWLQLEDRIN